The proteins below come from a single Iocasia fonsfrigidae genomic window:
- the ispE gene encoding 4-(cytidine 5'-diphospho)-2-C-methyl-D-erythritol kinase produces the protein MHEINLKAPAKINIALDITGLYDDGYHQVEMIMQTVSLYDKVIIRQQESGIQLAASAEELPTDQGNIAYRAAEMILNEADLNVGVDIYIEKKIPIAAGLAGGSTDAAAVLKGINSLYNLKFDFTRLSLIAAKLGSDVPFCLNGGTAYAYERGDKLKQLPDIRKTHFLIVTPPVPVSTAEVYQKYDFLKPDINVPVNKLLTIIQGQQQIKWNEGWANVLEGVTTHFLDDILEIKGIMMEMGVVFTMMSGSGPTVFGIVKDSKQAEHIVENWPRKGDFITNVSGLKAGVC, from the coding sequence ATGCATGAGATTAATTTAAAGGCACCTGCCAAGATAAATATTGCTCTGGATATTACTGGTCTATATGATGATGGATATCATCAAGTGGAGATGATCATGCAGACAGTCAGTCTTTATGATAAAGTAATTATCCGCCAGCAGGAAAGTGGTATTCAGCTGGCTGCCTCAGCAGAGGAACTACCAACTGATCAAGGGAATATTGCCTATCGGGCTGCTGAGATGATTCTAAATGAAGCAGACCTAAATGTAGGTGTCGATATATACATAGAAAAAAAGATACCAATTGCTGCTGGTTTGGCAGGCGGAAGTACAGATGCAGCGGCTGTCTTAAAAGGGATTAATAGCTTATATAATTTAAAGTTTGATTTTACTCGATTAAGCTTAATTGCTGCTAAATTGGGTTCAGATGTACCTTTTTGTTTGAATGGTGGTACTGCTTATGCCTATGAAAGAGGGGATAAATTAAAACAGTTACCGGATATAAGAAAAACCCATTTTCTTATAGTTACACCACCTGTTCCAGTAAGTACTGCTGAGGTCTATCAAAAATATGATTTTTTAAAACCAGATATTAATGTGCCGGTAAATAAACTACTTACTATAATTCAGGGTCAGCAGCAGATAAAATGGAATGAGGGATGGGCTAATGTGCTGGAGGGAGTAACAACTCATTTTCTTGATGATATCTTAGAGATTAAAGGGATAATGATGGAGATGGGGGTAGTTTTTACAATGATGTCAGGCAGTGGTCCTACCGTTTTTGGTATTGTCAAAGATAGTAAGCAGGCAGAACATATAGTAGAGAACTGGCCTAGAAAAGGGGATTTTATTACAAATGTCTCTGGTCTTAAAGCAGGAGTTTGTTAA